The following are encoded together in the Nicotiana tabacum cultivar K326 unplaced genomic scaffold, ASM71507v2 Un00001, whole genome shotgun sequence genome:
- the LOC107768381 gene encoding putative pectin methylesterase CGR3 gives MSRRPTTSRRLADTGSIPFVGSFHPKSRPSPLMSLGLVVGALLIIGYVYHGSGGRSAADALNRLEGGMSCTAELHKALPVLKKAYGDNMRKVLHVGPDTCSVVSKLLKEEDTEAWGIEPYDLDETDSNCKHLVHNGIVRVADIKFPLPYRSKSFSLVIVSDAVDYLSPRYLNKTLPELARVAADGLVILSGYPGQQRVKVAELSKFGRPAKLRSSSWWVRFFIQTSLEENEAATKKFEQAAAKRSYKPACQVFHLKPLLR, from the exons ATGTCAAGAAGGCCAACTACATCTCGCCGTCTTGCAGATACTGGGAGCATTCCATTTGTGGGCTCCTTTCACCCCAAATCACGTCCATCTCCTTTAATGTCCTTAGGACTTGTTGTG GGTGCATTGCTCATCATTGGTTATGTGTACCATGGTTCAG GTGGCAGAAGTGCAGCAGATGCTTTAAATAGACTTGAAG GTGGTATGTCATGCACAGCTGAGCTTCACAAAGCATTACCTGTACTGAAGAAAGCATACGGGGATAACATGCGGAAAGTGTTGCATGTAGGCCCTGACACTTGTTCAGTGGTCTCTAAACTATTAAAAGAAGAGGATACCGAAGCTTGGGGCATTGAACCATATGATTTGGATGAAACTGATAGCAACTGCAAGCATCTTGTTCATAATGGGATTGTACGAGTAGCCGATATTAAGTTTCCTCTTCCGTACCGTTCAAAGTCGTTCTCTCTTGTCATAGTGTCTGATGCAGTGGATTACTTGTCCCCAAGATACCTTAACAAGACTCTTCCAGAGTTGGCGAGGGTGGCTGCTGATGGTTTAGTTATCTTATCTG GCTATCCTGGTCAGCAAAGAGTTAAAGTGGCGGAGCTGTCAAAATTTGGTCGGCCA GCCAAATTGCGGAGCTCATCCTGGTGGGTTAGATTTTTTATTCAGACCAGCTTAGAAGAGAATGAAGCTGCCACTAAGAAATTTGAACAAGCAGCGGCCAAGAGATCTTACAAGCCAGCCTGCCAAGTTTTCCATCTCAAACCACTTCTTCGTTGA